A part of Helicoverpa zea isolate HzStark_Cry1AcR chromosome 17, ilHelZeax1.1, whole genome shotgun sequence genomic DNA contains:
- the LOC124638410 gene encoding glycine-rich cell wall structural protein-like: MAFKIACLVLALAVACYGSPHYGGGNQGYGGGQGGYGGGQGGFGGNQGSQGGFGGHQGGQSGFGGGQGGQGGFGGPQGQSGFGGQHGDQGFGQGGHGQQGFGQGQGQGGFGGGNSGFGSGGHSGHGGHGHQGGYQQHGY, encoded by the exons ATGGCTTTCAAA ATCGCTTGCTTGGTCCTGGCACTGGCTGTAGCCTGCTACG GATCCCCTCACTACGGCGGCGGTAACCAAGGTTACGGAGGCGGCCAAGGAGGCTACGGCGGCGGCCAAGGTGGTTTCGGCGGCAACCAAGGCAGCCAGGGTGGTTTCGGCGGACATCAGGGCGGTCAAAGTGGTTTCGGCGGAGGCCAAGGGGGCCAGGGTGGTTTTGGCGGGCCCCAGGGCCAGAGTGGCTTCGGAGGACAACACGGTGACCAAGGATTCGGACAGGGTGGACATGGACAACAAGGCTTCGGGCAAGGACAAGGTCAGGGTGGTTTCGGAGGAGGTAACAGTGGCTTCGGGTCTGGAGGCCACAGCGGCCACGGGGGCCATGGTCACCAAGGAGGCTACCAACAACATGGCTActag
- the LOC124638408 gene encoding glycine-rich RNA-binding protein 3, mitochondrial-like, with protein sequence MAFKIACLVLSLALACYGFPHYSGGGYGGSKGGYGGNQGGFGGNQGGYGGNQGGYGGGSQGGYGGGSQGGFGGPQGGFGGPQGGFNSPQGGFGGPQGGFGQSGPSFGQGTQGLPQHGSNIPSGAFGPGQGGFGGPGSHGSSGGFGGPSGNSGFGSGGSGGYGGHSGHHGGYKAHGY encoded by the exons ATGGCTTTCAAA atCGCTTGCTTAGTCCTGTCGCTGGCTTTAGCCTGCTACG GATTCCCTCACTACAGCGGCGGTGGTTACGGTGGTAGCAAGGGTGGTTACGGCGGCAACCAAGGCGGTTTCGGCGGCAACCAAGGTGGTTACGGCGGTAACCAAGGTGGTTATGGTGGCGGTTCCCAAGGCGGTTATGGTGGTGGCTCCCAGGGCGGTTTCGGTGGCCCCCAAGGCGGCTTCGGTGGACCCCAAGGCGGTTTCAACAGTCCCCAAGGCGGTTTTGGCGGCCCCCAAGGTGGATTTGGACAAAGCGGACCTAGCTTCGGTCAAGGCACACAGGGATTGCCCCAGCACGGATCAAACATTCCTTCGGGAGCCTTCGGTCCCGGCCAGGGTGGTTTCGGGGGACCTGGATCTCATGGCAGCAGCGGGGGATTTGGAGGACCAAGTGGTAACAGTGGCTTCGGGTCTGGAGGCTCAGGAGGCTACGGAGGTCACAGCGGCCACCACGGAGGTTACAAAGCACATGGCTACTAG
- the LOC124638409 gene encoding glycine-rich cell wall structural protein 1.8-like encodes MAFKVACLVLALAVTCYGFPHYGGGGYGGNQGGYGGSKGGFGGNEASFGSHQGYSSSQGGFANPQGGFGSPQGGPQGGFGQSGPSFGQGTQGFPQHGSNIPSGANQGFGPGGPGSFGPGQGGFGGPGPQGGFGGQGPSSGCGVGHGSEGHSDHGSEGHGGHSHHHHGGYKHHGY; translated from the exons ATGGCTTTCAAA GTCGCTTGTTTAGTCCTGGCATTGGCTGTAACCTGCtacg GATTCCCTCACTACGGTGGAGGTGGTTACGGCGGCAACCAAGGTGGTTATGGAGGCAGCAAGGGTGGATTCGGCGGCAACGAGGCTAGTTTCGGCAGCCACCAGGGTTACAGTAGTTCCCAAGGCGGTTTTGCCAATCCCCAAGGCGGTTTCGGCAGTCCCCAAGGTGGACCCCAAGGTGGATTTGGACAAAGCGGACCTAGCTTCGGACAAGGCACACAAGGATTCCCCCAGCACGGATCTAACATTCCTTCGGGAGCCAACCAGGGATTTGGACCGGGAGGTCCTGGTAGCTTCGGACCTGGCCAGGGTGGTTTTGGCGGACCTGGACCTCAAGGTGGGTTTGGGGGACAAGGTCCTAGCAGCGGCTGCGGGGTTGGCCATGGGTCTGAAGGTCACAGCGATCATGGCTCTGAAGGCCACGGAGGACACAGTCACCACCACCACGGGGGTTACAAACACCATGGCTATTAG